The DNA window TACGCATTGCCATATAACCTTGTCAAATGTATTTAACATAGGAACATTCTTTCTGTATTCATCTGGAGTTATATGGTAAACTTCTTTAAATGCTCTTGTGAAATTAGCATGGTCTGAAAATCCATATTTTAAAGCTATGTCTAATATTCTTTCCTCCGAATTATTCAATTCTGCTATTACCATTGCTAAACGACGAAGTTTGATATATTCTTGAACTGATCTCTTAACTAATCTTTTAAACAAACGTTGGTAATAAAATGTAGAAAGACAGGCAATTTCCGCCAGTTTCTCTGTTTCGATTTTCTCACTTAAATGTTGTTCAATATAGTTTAATGACATTTCAATATTTTCATATGCGTACATATCAGTACCTCCTTGTATAATTTATAATCAAAGTATACATGAAATTTTTTTGTATAGCTTGTCGCACAATGCCATTATCTTATAAGAAATCAAAAGATATAAAAAAACAATTTTGTCTATATGGTAACTTTTATTTCTTTGGTACTTTTTAATGAGCCATATCTAATAAATTCATCACATATCTTTTAATGTTTTTCGTATCATAGACCATTGGAACTGTATTGTTCATTGCTTCGTCAATCGTCGCTTCAATATCAGCTCGTACATCAGCATACGATAAACCGCCAGCTTTTGCACCAGCTTTCAATGCTTTTTAATATCTCGTTTTTTAAGTCCTATCATTAGAACCAACTCCCTAAAATAAGTTAATCTTCTTTTTCAAAAATTAAATCTATCTTTCGCATACAGCCTTTTGCGTCAATTTCTGTGGGTACAAATCCTGCGTAGTGATACCCCGTTTTTGCGTAACTGTCAATAATTTCTTTGTGTTTATCAGTACAAAGGAATACAACTCCTTTCGCATTATAGTTAATTTCTACATACTCATATTTTTTCATTCTTCAAAACTCCTTTCAAATACAAATTTATCTTTGGATTTATTGACTTTTACAAATCGTTAAGAAAAGAATCGAAGGTGGTGCAAACGAAAAAGCAGTATT is part of the Blautia faecicola genome and encodes:
- a CDS encoding DUF4177 domain-containing protein gives rise to the protein MKKYEYVEINYNAKGVVFLCTDKHKEIIDSYAKTGYHYAGFVPTEIDAKGCMRKIDLIFEKED